A segment of the Mercurialis annua linkage group LG4, ddMerAnnu1.2, whole genome shotgun sequence genome:
GTTTTGTCTGTTTAAGGAAGAAAAATAATGATTTGGTCTGGTGAAAGTATGTGCTAAAAGATTGGCATTATTATGTGCAGTTGGGACCTTATTAGGAGCCATGACTGGAGCTTTGATAGGCCAAGAAACTGAAAGTGGATTTGTTAGAGGAGCTGCAGTAGGAGCCATATCAGGAGCTGTTTTCTCAATTGAAGTCTTTGaatcttctcttcttctttggCAATCAGATGAATCTGGAATTGGGTGTCTCCTCTATTTGGTGAGCAATTTAGCTTCCATGTTCTTGTTTATGTGGCCGTATGTATGTTATCCGTaagctatgttgcacggaaacttggCGAGTCCTGTGTTTCAGCATTTCGTCTCTGTTGCGCCGTTTCTGTGCAATATAGGCCATAAGCTATCATGAGGTGTAAATTGGTTCATATTTGTCACCAACATTGATCTTGAATGTGAATTGAGTGTTGCTTCTTAATTAGTTCATCTGATATCAACTTAGCTTTCAAGTAATGAAACCTCCTTAATGTGGCAGATTGATGTTATTGCAAGCCTTCTTAGTGGGAGACTTGTTCGTGAGCGAATTGGTCCAGCCATGTTAAGTGCAGTACAAAGCCAGGTAATTTGCTATCTACGCAAAATTCGTTACTCCGTGAGTAATTTACTATCAGCATATTCATATTCTTGGGTGTTTCATCAGATGGGTGCTGTTGAAACAAGCTTCGAGGAGGTCCAGAACATCTTTGACACTGGTAGCGCGAAAGGATTGACGGGAGATACTGTTGAAAAAATCCCGAAGATTAAAATCACAAGCAATAACAATATGGATGCTTCAGGGGACAAAGCTGCTTGTTCTGTTTGCCTTCAGGTATTGTTCTCTCTTCGTGATTGCGTATGATACATCAATTATTCATAATGAAGATCGAGTAATAAACACTTCTCCACGATTGTGTAAACAGGACTTCCAGGTGGGCGAGACAGTTAGAAGCTTGCCGCATTGTCATCACTTGTTTCACCTACCTTGCATAGATAAGTGGCTTCTAAGGCATGCATCTTGCCCTATGTGCAGAAGGGATATGTGAAGTGATCTTTACCCTGTAAATTACAATATGAGATATGCTTATGTTACTATATATATTGGCATTACCTTTCGAGGCTCTTTCTGCTTCTATTCATTCTGATGACTAGATGAGTCGTAAATCTTGTTGCCTTAGTAGTTCGGAAATGCCACGATCTTTGTACTAGATTAGTCATAtgtataaaattttgatttatagTAGTTTTAGTTACTGTACCTCTTCTTGGAATGATTTGCAGTTTCTTTATGACTTCAAGAACGAGAActgaatcaaattaaataactGAACCGAATGGGCATATTTAGTTCAGTATggcttaaaattataaattaaagtaGTTTTCCAGATCAGTTCGGCTTTGAAAGTAAAAAAGTTTCAGTTTTCGGATTTGTATTGAATGCTCGCATTGAAGAATTGACAACAGTAGAAGAGATGCAAATGTTCGCATCTTTGGACCAGTTTCTGCATGAAAAGGCATTGGAGAATGaattgatttctattttagaataaaaggatttatttcAAATGGTTTGATTCTTTACCTCAAACATCATTATGGCCTCATAGTTGTAGAATATAGTGTTATTCTACTAAGACAATCAGAAACTTTACTTAAATTATTTAGAAAGTATGtaatatacaaatgttttagcttaaatcatcATGCActatctattttatttaattagaaatTGTCATAATGCACTATCAGCCTTAGAATTTATGTCCAATATTCCAAAACCAAACTTGATTTCAAGAGATTCCATACTTTTagaagaaaatttaaattactttataaaaaactaattaaaaaattctaatATAAGGGTTAAAAGACTGTTTTAATAACCGGATTACGCGGTACAATTCAACCGGTTCGACTGCAAATTGAAGTCCAGTCCGGTTTGATCTGAATCAACCGGTCGGGAGTTGATTTGGTGAATATTTGGCAGAGGGAGATTGATTTAGATATTTTGGAGGAATTGAAGTTGGTGAAGTGATGTTGGAGTAGTGCATATAGTGAGTGAATCTTCAACTTCAGAGAAGTTGTTGgaaacatttattttgataGGGAAAATAAGGGTATGGCACCATTTTGGTTTGTCAGGGAGACCTCATCCATAAGCCCCCACTTCTCTTCTTATATCCCTTTCTATTTTGCATACAATTAATTCAATAATCAACAAAAAGTTCATTTTACATCCTCAACTTGGCATCAAATATCAATTAAGGACgagtttataatttgaaacaaaaacaCTCATAAATTGGTTAGTTTTGCGTATGTTATCCTTTCAGTTGACGTGTCAGAAAATAATTAGAGTTTTATGTATAAAGTGAAGATAAGGTGGCAGAAAATTATTGAACAGTTTGGAACTTAAGGGGTAAAACAAGCTAAAACGTTAAGTTTTAAGAATATTTGCATCCAAAATGTCATATTTAAGGATGTTTTTGTCCAAAGTCATGAACttgagtttatttgatttttttgtactaAATTAAAGGGGAAAGATGAACCTTTTTTgatagaataattatattttttaaaatatataaatttaatatttaaattatttattgaattatttgttagattttaaaaaaccaCATCAATTGCTGCCTCATCTCATTATGAAGCCGCAAAGAGAAGCATATAAgttctatatttttaataatatacataaaatttcTATCATCTATTTATTGTATTTGAATTGAAGACAAACTTGTTGTGTTAGTAGTTCTTTGCAATAAATATCCCCATATGCAAACAGATAGGGTGGGTTAGATATTTTTGCTATCTTGAATTTCCCAAAATAGAACTGAACTTTAAGATGGGTTTTAAGATTATCATTATGCAAATTAATATTGATGTTATATTCATAACTATAAATGTTAATTATGGATGAGGTTGTTTTCATAGGTCTCACTCAcctattattttttgtaatattgCTACAATTTAGATGTTCCATTTATGGACAACTTTAATTATGATATGatctatttttagggtttttttctTCACATACATCCTCATATAATTTCTCAAGGAACTAGCATTTAGTTATAGTGATCATCCATCAAATTAATTGGATTTTCCAAATTAAGGCATGATATTAAACACTTCAAATCTTACTCTAAATTTTAATCTGTTTTAGACCTAACTCATAAGTTGAGTTCCACTAACCAGCATAAATGCAATAACTCATGTGGACCAATCGTACCATAAGACTGTATGTAGATGGAGAAGGTGGTTTAGAGTATTAAAATTTTGTTGGTAATTAAATATAGGCTTAACCCATATAAAGGTcctgtactttacacatttttttccgtaagtccttatacttcatttttgtattatttgatccctctacttacctatttttgattttcaggtcctttatgaattttttccggtCCTTTTGTAtggctggaggaaacaaaaattgtaagtagagggacttgaggaaacaaaaattgtaagtagagggactggaaaaaactcacaaaggacctgaaaatcaaaaataggtaagtagaaggatcagataatacaaaaatgaagtataaggacctacggaaaaaaaagtgtaaagtacagggacctctacATGGGTTTGgccttaaatataaaataattttacattcgTCCTatctatataaaacatataaagttgAAGTGAAAATCACTGTATATTGTACAGTAACTTCACTTCTCCCTTAAACCTTTTTTtcgttttattattttatattttggttgGCTTTTTGGTCATTTTCAGCTATCTCCTACATAAATACCACCctctttcatatttaattacgacaaaaccaatacaaatttACCATTTTTGACCATTTTGTCTTTATATAATCATTAACTTTGTCTTTCTATTTACGAAATAGCCACTGCTAATATATTAACATTATATCCctataattttacttttttcataGTATTTTATGTggccttttttgtaatttccagCTGACCATCATAAAAATGCCTCccttttcatatttattttcaaaagaacCAGTCTATAATTAcgattttctataattatatcttctatttacaaaaaagtcactaaATCTATATCTCCCCTTCTAATTTTTTACTATGtttaccattttttttcttatatccagattaaaaatatcataacaataattttattatataaaatataaattattttataattacatGAGCAATCTATGATGtatttatattaacttaaatcTATATTTCTATTTATTACGTTACATTGTTTTTGGTCTTTTGGCAATTTCTAACTATACTCTACACAAATCCCTACctctttcaaatttaattacataaaaaccaatgtataattacaatttttttaccattGTATCTTTGTGTAAtcatttattttgtcattttatcTACGAAACagccactatttgaaaattttaacaacaaattactataaaattttCCATATTTATTATAACTCACactttaattctttaaaaaaaatcaaataatatgttTCCTTACTTTTGTTTCTGCCAACGATTAGTCCTTCTGTTTATTTTTGGCGTTAGTTAACGAAACTATATGGttcctcatttttatttttctcaaagATTTTGTTgctcacttttgtttttatcaACGATTTTAtcctttatatttgaaatttaatctACACTCAAATCCTTTGATTCCGTTAATTACATGAGAAATATATACTGtattaaattagaaataataaattactaaaaaggattaaaatgaaatatatttaaaattaaattttaaagttatgTTCGAATATGTCTTTTGAATATTGAACATTATATGGTTAATCTTATAATAGGCggtattgtttttatttttaaattaataaatgtgGAATCTAactttgttttttattataaaaatatccttttaatgtaatgtttataaactaaTATTGGTTATTAGATTTGCATTTGTATAAAATTGGCCttcatattttttcttttaaaaattccactaatttttatattttttaattattaaatttcagtTTCTGTATAATTATCTTTTCATATAAGTgttataaaatacaattattttcttGCTAAAAATGTTTCCCTGCtaagtttaaattattttgttggGTATCcttattcatttaaaattaaaatatctagCTATGTTTACTAATcaaaacttttataataaattaatataatagtataattttataaaatcattcaTGGcagataataatattaattaataaatttaaaaataaaatttgtatttttcatataatattactaattatttattttattagtttatgctatttttaataatttttataaaaacaacataaataatatagtaattattaattatatctaTCTTTTGACTTTAATATAATTAACTTCACTGTCTTTTATCTAacaaactgacaaaatttaaataaattaacggCTATATATATAACGGTCATAAAACGGCTATATCTTTTACTTTATATACTCACTTTATGTTTCCACTacataatttatttcatttcttttacaaattttttatagCCTTGTAATAAAAACTCATTAGTATGTTTAATTTGTCAtcaaaagaattttattttttttaggtttttttgtaTTTTGGGTTCTACCTTTATTAGCTCttgcaataattttaaattccggattataaatatgaaaattaataatgtatatttttatttttactatataaTTAGCACATTTATTACTTTATTTTCCTATTAAAGATTCCATTGCATTTGTCTAAACCACTTTTTGAGTCACAATTGATTAGGATAAAATCAGTaccttttaaaattcaaaaacaagAAGGAACGCTAATCGAACTTGGCTTCCATAATGACGTAATTTcatctatttataaatttcataattagcAAGAAAGAAACTTCAAGTCCAATTTCTTTACAACTGTGATAGTTTTTCAACTGTAGTCAGCTTCTTCCAGCAACATTTTAGGGAGTTCGTCGATCTCTTCAACTTACTAGTGATGGATCTTCTTTGAATGTACCATTTAGTTTGAAATACTTTTTAATATTGTAATGAAAATAATGTGAGATAAACATTCGTGTTAGCAGAATGTGACAAACCCTTAATTataattgtaataattttattaaaaaaatttgtgttTTTAATATTCGAAAATTCCACAAATAATTACTACAGTGTTTGAGTtgtatgtaaattaaaaaaagttttgcCCGAAGCAACGCGAGGGCTTCGTACTaggaaatatataaaaaggaaatacttttgatttttaaaataaaaacaaaaacgaTTATTCTAATATTAGTTATTAATAAAAGtgttatctttttttttgcCAGAATAAAATTGTTATCATATACATCAAATATATTGACTCTCAttgtttaaatcattaatcataataGTCCACTTTAAAGAATTAAAGTATTTTCAAAGTATTATAATACTTTAACTATATTAagtgttttttaatatttatgataaaaaaaattatctttgtGCTTCATATGgaatatatgatatataaaattattttattagacTCTCTAACTATGGCATTAAGGGTGAACAAACTAACTATGGCATTAAGGGTGTACATTTGttcgaaacaaaactaatccaaaattatacccttatttttcaatttaaaccgGATTAAAATTTCCAATAATTACTTTTGTTCaaaattacttttgtttaaagTAATATTTGGAAATTTCAATCcggtttaaaaaatcaatttaaaaaaaatcaaatagaaattTACCAATTTATTCAATTCGATTATTTAGGTTGGTTCGCTTTTTTACACGCATGTTGCACACTTAAAAAAAGATTGTCTGAGGAAACGAGTTTGAGTCTTTAATTTTAggattaatttcatttaaaatcaccacatttacacgttttttattttaatcacgtcctttaaaaagtgtcaaataaaatcaccacctttcatttttttgcaaatctatcatcgatgagtaaaatttgatgtctttttccttccaaataaatattttaatttgactaatgccgaattaacacacaaaatacatacctcttactcttttcttgttAATTCCGATTGTcgagtcaacaaaaatacaccgaattttcacattcgtgatagatttgcaaaaaaataaaaggtagtgattttatttgacactttttaaaggacgtgattaaaatgaaaaaacatgtaaaggtggtgattttatatggcatTAACCCTTCAttttatatactaaatattatagaaaatatgataataatatgcaaaaatttagaaaatttattattttcatatcgAATAAATTATCTTGTTTTtcttaattcaaaaaaaaaggttCATTTTTTAAAAGGATTAAGTGCAAATCAAGTCCCGAATTTTAGCGTGATTTGTAATAAtaacacgaattttaaaatttgtcaaaACTTTCATATTTTGACAAATCAGAATATCAAGCTATTTTTCAATGAAAAAAATGTTGATGTGAACATCATAATATGTACTGTTTCAATAGTCACATCAACATTCTTTTCAACGAAAAATAGCTCGGAGTTTTGTTTTGTCAAAAACTAAAATTGGTGAttgattttgtcaaattttaaatttcgtgTTGTCATTGCAAAATAcgctaaagttcatgatttatATACACTAACACACCACATCCAAATCGATTGgaacaacaaaaaaatgaaatggttgaaattatgataaattaattagatttaatagatttttaacaAAATGAAGATTTTCAGGAGGATTAATCATGAGATGATTAAGTATAAAACATCGAAAACTAAGGCCTTGCTTGGTTGGGGGTAAATAGATTAGGGAAGTTGTACTTTCCGGAAAGTAGCAAATTTTTTTTGCttggttcaatttttacattttacttCCCGGAAAGTTGGATGTTTGACTTCCCTTTGATTAGGGAAATAACTTCCCTACCAAAACCCAAGGAAGTAGAACTTCCCTAGcatttttgttggtttttcctaatttaaccttaattcttttcttttttttcttttaaaaatcatataaaaatatttttatttatttcaaaaaatatacttgtattattttataattgtatttataataagtaaatatttttattaaatattttatattatgtaaaattcaaataaaaaaatataatttttaaattttaatatttaaaaattctcCTAAATAGTACTTGACTTGAATCGTACAATAAGAGATAAtaagcaaaaattaaattatttattgctcgatttttaaattaaaattatttgtttaacagtataaaaattatcaaatgaTATTATGtcttttagttaaaaatatagtatattatattaaaattaattttgtacttTCCAAgaagtaaaaattgaaacaagtaATATTTATCAAACTTTCTGGAAAGTCAACTTTCCAGGAACTACACTTTCCGGAAAGTTACTTCTtaaaaattgctataaaacgaACCAAGTCAGGCCTAAGAGTAAGTAAAAGATTTTGAGTAAGTAAAAGATTTTGATTGTTTACACTTTGTGAGATAATATTGAGTCAATGGATCAAAACAACTACTAATGGACATCTACTGAACGTGATATAATATTCTCAACCACAGTCATAGTTAGTTCATAAAATTGTGTGTCTTTATggtaaaaaaagtataaaatatttaaccttttacTTGGTCAGTTGGTCCATAACATTTTTTTAAGCTTAACATAACACTAGATTAAAGTCCTTGTCAagatatatataacaaattgtTGTCTATTTGTGATGATTTATAATTGCTaattcaaaatgtttggatgtgtacTATACCattagaaatattaattttgcGTCACCATGTGACCCCAAGCACATGTTAATAAAATACTATTTGCATCACTAATTAATATTTGGTTGTTTATAACCAATATATTACATGCAAGAAGACATGCAATAAAACAATGAtgatacaatatatatatatagacattTTTTAAAGATGtctatatataatttgattCTTATACAATTTTTCCCCTTTTCCCTTTTTGGATAATGCTTTTAAGTAGACTTTGAATTTAAACCTTAATCCTTTTTAtagtaaataattttattaacgtTGATATTTAGATCGGATTATTTATCATCGGTTGATTTGAACccattttattttactaaattaaaagaaattatttataaagtgTAATTGCTCTTTCTGAAACTCTTATTTTCATATGAATAGAAGTTACAAGAACTCCAacatagataattaattattttgtaaatttattgtATCACATCATTTTGTAATACGAATATTGATTCACAAAAAGAAgagaatgatttttttattgtaaattattAAAAGACTCACAATTCAATCATAATGGAATAGTtaagtttgataattttatccTTTTACAATTCTGCATATTATTGCAATAATCATTAATTTCTTTTCCATATTTCTCAGTCCTTAGTTTAGATTATATTTGTCACAACTGCAGTTGCAACCCTTCAAAGTTTCAAATTATTCAAAGAAATTACtacttttttgacattttttattCTATGGCCCCATCTTTTAAAATTCTCAATTTTAATCTATTTCTCAATTTTTGGTTTCAATTATagctatttgtttaaattagagCCGAAAAAAAGTTCATATGCACTTTTCATATTGCTTCATggctaatatatttttattataaaaatgcaaattgaaacaatatggaataatatgaaaatatatttgaactttttttcactataatttgaataaatagaTGTAactgaaactgaaaattaaaataggCCAAAAGTAAAGATTTTAATAGGTGaagtctaaataaaaaaaccaaaatgataaaatatatttaaatgattaggccatttttttaattgcatTCTCATGAATATTGGTAATCTGAAATATTTGGTAAGTTAATTTGACCTATGTGCCGTCCAAAGTGGAAGACAAAGTCAAAATTGCTTGACATTAAGAATGACTCGTTTGATAACAATTTGGACAATATGGTCTGCCGGCAATTGTCTCATTTCAATCTTTAGTGACCGAACACTTTGTATCTCTTGCAAATATtccatttttctctctctctctctcaagaAAATTCCATGCAGAAATAAGGTGGTGAATGGTGATCATCAACACAATTGTACAGAAAATGCATGAAAATAAAACTTTCCATTAGAGAAAGGAAATTATGTTAAGCATGACAAACCAGTACTTTTTAGCGGCAGAGGCACCAGCATTGGTGACAGATTCACCCTCACCATTTCAAGGGCCTATACCGGCTCATTCAAAGAATAAACATATCCTAGGAGCTGTAATCATTGCCTCTGTCATACTCTCTCTTGTTACTtctttacttatttttttcagAAGAAGGCTCTTACCGTATTTTCGGCGACGAACGAAGAATGAAGGTTTACTTGTTAGCTATCTTGCACGAAAGTCTCGACtctagtttttatattttagcgttttatttttattttcaaagatTCTTATGAAACTCCAAAACTCTATATTTCTAAAGTATTTATgtaaataaatatcattttcatatttttcatttCCGCATTTTTTGTTTCGATATTTCGGTTGCATGGTACATAACTTATTGGTATCCTTTGTTATATCTAacacaattattaaaattacatataaatttcttttcaatttaagAATTGTATATGTAATAATCATATGAATTATataatctataattatattGCAAGTAAATTTTTTGAGTTCTAATTtcgtttctatttttttcagAAGCACTTTTGAAACTACAAACTTCTATATTTACAacttattattatcattttttaatatttaattttggcatTTTTGATTTCTGTATTTCCATTTTCATGCTAAATATTAGTCTCCATTGTTATGTCTAATAATActgaaaaaaattgatatactttttcttcaatttaagaattatatatataatattttcatgAATTTATAccagaagaaaataaaaatataaaatacaacaGTTGAGTGCAACTGATCAATTAGTACTAAAACCATCGTTAAGACCATACAGTCTCAAGTTCAGAGCCTAGTTTGAGGCGAAATGACCAATGTGTATTGAGTACATCATATTTTAATGTTTGTTAATcttgtttaatatatttaatgacAAAATTGTGGTTGAAAAATAAATCAGGAAAGCTGAAAGATGAAGAAATATCATTAAGGAGATTTCAGTTTGAGGAATTGGTAAGGGCTACCAATAATTTTAGCGACGAGTTTCTactgggatccggtgcatttgGTAATGTATACAAAGGGATATTTGATGTGGAGGGTACTCTAGCAATCAAGAGACCTCATGCTGATTCATTCCAGAGTGTTGAAGAATTTAGAAATGGTAAAGATTTAGATCTGTTCAAGTTCAAAACTGTTTAAATAATCCTTACATTTTTGTTTCCTTGGAACAGAAGTAAGGCTACTTTCCAAAGTTAAGCACAGAAACCTTGCAGGCCTAATGGGATTTTGTGAAGAAACTGGTATGTAGAAACACTATATAGCTGGGGTCATTCATCAAAATTATAGAAAATCatattttgtttggttttgtaaatttttatattacagAAATTTATCGAGTCCTTTGTTTCGGCATTGCATTTGAAACTCCAAAACTTTATATCCAATAcattcttatatatattagaAAAAGAAAGCATTCGGCTATTTTACAAGCATTGTTCTTTTCAACATTTTTATTTCCATGCAACATAATTATAAAGTACGATAAAGATATAAAGATATGTTCAGTTGGTGCTTCAAACAGGAGGCAGAAAGGCTAAAGTACTAGTCTATGAGTATGTTCCTAACGGTTCTTTGCTCGAGTACATTATTGGTAAGTTCCAGGTTACAACATTCAAACCATTGTTTCTAGTTTATATTCCTAATTTTAGCAATGTTTGAATCACATTCTTGATGCAGGAAAAGGGGGCCGAAGCTTAACTTGGAGGCAGAGAGTTCATATAGCGATTGGAGCAGCTAAAGGTATGAGTTTTTCGTGTGTTGAATAGTTGCAGAGCAAGGAATATGGTGTTGCTGCTAAAG
Coding sequences within it:
- the LOC126676134 gene encoding NEP1-interacting protein 1-like isoform X2; this translates as MEIYAYPSRFCMSSLPFFGDFIERIKDVCNFAVSAILGNIFSAVFTFFFALVGTLLGAMTGALIGQETESGFVRGAAVGAISGAVFSIEVFESSLLLWQSDESGIGCLLYLIDVIASLLSGRLVRERIGPAMLSAVQSQMGAVETSFEEVQNIFDTGSAKGLTGDTVEKIPKIKITSNNNMDASGDKAACSVCLQDFQVGETVRSLPHCHHLFHLPCIDKWLLRHASCPMCRRDM
- the LOC126676134 gene encoding NEP1-interacting protein 1-like isoform X1, with protein sequence MEIYAYPSRFCMSSLPFFGDFIERIKDVCNFAVSAILGNIFSAVFTFFFALVGTLLGAMTGALIGQETESGFVRGAAVGAISGAVFSIEVFESSLLLWQSDESGIGCLLYLIDVIASLLSGRLVRERIGPAMLSAVQSQVICYLRKIRYSVSNLLSAYSYSWVFHQMGAVETSFEEVQNIFDTGSAKGLTGDTVEKIPKIKITSNNNMDASGDKAACSVCLQDFQVGETVRSLPHCHHLFHLPCIDKWLLRHASCPMCRRDM